The nucleotide sequence CAAACGAACAAATAGAGCAGATAGAATTTGCACTCAACCATCGTCCTAGAAAAACGCTAGGTTGGTATACACCGAGTGAAGTTATGGCTGGTTTTTATACTGTTGCACTTGCCGCTTGAATCCGCCGGAGAAAAAACCAGGCAAGTGGCTGTTTACAGCCTGAAAAGAATCACAGATGAATGAATTTAAAATGGAAGATCAATATGGCGACTCTATTTGCACCAGCTTTTGAAATCCCTGCACAATTACAGCAACTTACTAATCTTGCAGATGAACGTATTGGTGCAAAAGTACTGCAATGCTCAGATGAATTCTTTGCTGAAGCACAACGCATGCTGCAATTTGCAGCACCAATATTTGTTGAAGATAAATTTGATGATCATGGCAAATGGATGGACGGTTGGGAAACCCGTCGCAAGCGTCATGCCGGTTATGACTGGGCTATTGTTAAACTCGGTGTGGCTGGAAAAATCCGTGCACTGGATATCGATACCACTTTCTTTAGCGGCAACTACCCAGCCTCTGCTGCAGTGGAAGCCTGTTATGCACCAGATGGAAACCTGGATCAGGCGGAATGGCACCAAATTTTACCAAATAGTATATTAGGACCAAGTCAGCATCATATTTTTGACGCGGATTCAGACGCGACCTATACCCATGTGCGTTTAAATATCTACCCGGATGGCGGTGTGGCACGTCTGCGTGTTTATGGTGAAGTACAAATCCAGTTGAAAAATAGCAATGAAATATTAGACTTGCTCGCGCTGGAAAATGGCGGCCGTGTGATTGCCTATAGTGATGCGCACTTTGGTCATCCACGTAACCTGATTAACCCGGGTCGTGGCGTCAATATGGGCGATGGCTGGGAAACTGCACGTCGCCGTGCGCCAGGTTTTGACTGGTGTATTCTGGCATTAGGACAAGCTGGAAAAATCGAAAAAATTGATATTGATACTGCACACTTTAAAGGCAACTACCCTGCTGAAGTGTCGATTCAGGCAGTGTATGTCGAAGATGCAACGGATCCGCAACTGATTCCACAAAGCATGTTCTGGCCGCTCCTGTTAGAAGCTCAGCCTATGCAGATGGATCATGTGCATAGCTTTATCAATGAGGTTCTGGCACATGAGAAAATCTCACATATCCGTGTGAACATGATTCCAGATGGCGGCATTAGCCGTATCCGCTTGTGGGGTAAAACCACAAACTAGTTTATGTCATCTCTCTCCACAAGATGACGATTGTTGGCTCAG is from Acinetobacter sp. ANC 7912 and encodes:
- the alc gene encoding allantoicase, whose amino-acid sequence is MATLFAPAFEIPAQLQQLTNLADERIGAKVLQCSDEFFAEAQRMLQFAAPIFVEDKFDDHGKWMDGWETRRKRHAGYDWAIVKLGVAGKIRALDIDTTFFSGNYPASAAVEACYAPDGNLDQAEWHQILPNSILGPSQHHIFDADSDATYTHVRLNIYPDGGVARLRVYGEVQIQLKNSNEILDLLALENGGRVIAYSDAHFGHPRNLINPGRGVNMGDGWETARRRAPGFDWCILALGQAGKIEKIDIDTAHFKGNYPAEVSIQAVYVEDATDPQLIPQSMFWPLLLEAQPMQMDHVHSFINEVLAHEKISHIRVNMIPDGGISRIRLWGKTTN